Part of the Candidatus Methylomirabilota bacterium genome is shown below.
CGCGGTGGACGCGGTGCTGCCCGAGGGCACCATCGTCAACCCGCGCCCGCCCGCCCCGGTGAGCTGCCGCACCGCCACCATCAAGCGCATCGCCGACACCATCCTGGGCGCGCTGGTCGGCGCCCTGCCCGGCCGCATGCCCGCCGCCAACTCCGGCACCCTGCTGGTCATGGCCTTCGGCGGCCGCGACCCCGAGACCGGCCGCCCCTTCGTGGCCAGCGAGCTGGCCGCCGGCGGCATGGGTGCCCGCCCCGACAAGGACGGCATCGACACCATCGAGACCGACGTCTCCAACTGCATGAACATCCCGGTGGAGTCGGTCGAGATGAACTTCCCCCTGCGCATCTCCCGCATGCGCCTCTGGCAGGGCTCCGGCGGTGCCGGCCGCTTCCGCGGGGGCCTCGGGCTCGAGAAGGTCTTCGAGGCCACCACCACGGACGTCACGGTCTCCCACCGCGGCGAGCGCTTCGCGTCGTCGCCCTGGCCGCTGGAGGGTGGCGCCCCGGGCACCCGGGCGCATGCGTTTATTTTGAGGAAGGACGGCACCCGCGAGGAGCTGCCCTCGAAGAAGATGATCGTGCTCCACCCGGGCGACCAGCTCTGGGAGTACATCGCCGGGGGCGCGGGCTACGGCGATCCGATGGAGCGGGACCCGGCGGCGGTACTGGCGGATGTGCTGGACGGCAAGATTGTGAACGCGGCGGAGTATGGCGTGGTGCTCACGGCCGATGGGCGGGCGGTGGATGAGGTGAAGACGAAGGAGGGCCGCGAGGGGCTGGCCGCCCGACGCACTACCCCCAGAAGATCCCAGTCGGATCGGCGGCGACCTCATCAAGTAGTTCCTTGAGGCTCGGCGCTGCGGGCCGTGCCTGGTATGAGTGCCACCGCTGATCGCGGTGCTGACAGTACAGTTGCCAGACGTTCTGGGTGCCGACGAACCGGAATTTCGCGATCGCCATCTCACGCCATTCATGGGGCGGCTGAAACGCCGGCCGCTCTTCGAACAGGACGACGGCGCTCCCTGTGATGCGGTAGCCGAGGCGTACCTGGTTGCGGACTT
Proteins encoded:
- a CDS encoding hydantoinase B/oxoprolinase family protein, yielding AVDAVLPEGTIVNPRPPAPVSCRTATIKRIADTILGALVGALPGRMPAANSGTLLVMAFGGRDPETGRPFVASELAAGGMGARPDKDGIDTIETDVSNCMNIPVESVEMNFPLRISRMRLWQGSGGAGRFRGGLGLEKVFEATTTDVTVSHRGERFASSPWPLEGGAPGTRAHAFILRKDGTREELPSKKMIVLHPGDQLWEYIAGGAGYGDPMERDPAAVLADVLDGKIVNAAEYGVVLTADGRAVDEVKTKEGREGLAARRTTPRRSQSDRRRPHQVVP